One part of the Hydra vulgaris chromosome 01, alternate assembly HydraT2T_AEP genome encodes these proteins:
- the LOC136074413 gene encoding 52 kDa repressor of the inhibitor of the protein kinase-like has product MNCKGQSYDGAGAMSGHTKGLSSRALNLNEKAIYVHCYSHRLNLAICASCNVQYVKNLLAHVKDVSYFLNLSPTRQQSLEEHIERTAPVAGKKKLKDVCRTHWVEKVNILDTFQELFIPLVSCLEEMSLNVNKSFNHSTSSSTSSLLKLITGFDFIVALCITRNVFDITLPVTGMLQSKSNDIYDGLNLIRTLKDVISSFRSIADQHHQMCYEQALKIAHEPKFTEAKLRTSFISKNRNNAPSECVSDYFKITITIPLLDHLSTELGTRFDNTTIKFYKALVLVPTKMISEVRSSRDTSWKECIVPFSEFYRADLPNPLALPGDLVLWEAYWLNFEGNVPSNITETLKAINFPGFENIKIILQLLTCYLSFNFM; this is encoded by the coding sequence ATGAATTGTAAAGGACAGTCATATGATGGTGCTGGGGCAATGTCTGGACACACCAAAGGGTTATCATCTCGTGCTTTAAATCTTAATGAAAAAGCTATATATGTTCATTGTTACAGTCATAGACTTAATTTAGCCATTTGTGCATCATGCAATGTTCAATATGTCAAAAATCTTCTGGCGCATGTTAAAGATgtatcatactttttaaatctttcaccTACAAGGCAACAAAGTTTAGAGGAGCACATTGAAAGAACTGCTCCAGttgctggtaaaaaaaaattgaaagatgtTTGCAGAACACATTGGgtagaaaaagttaatattttggaTACTTTTCAAGAACTTTTTATTCCTTTGGTTTCTTGTCTTGAAGAAATGTCTTTAAATGTTAATAAGAGTTTTAATCACTCAACGTCTTCCAGTACATCCTCGCTTCTGAAGTTAATAACAGGTTTTGACTTTATTGTTGCTTTATGTATAACAAGAAATGTCTTTGACATTACCCTTCCAGTAACAGGAATGTTGCAGTCAAAGAGTAATGATATTTATGATGGTTTAAATCTAATTCGGACATTAAAAGATGTTATATCTTCGTTTAGAAGTATAGCTGATCAACACCATCAAATGTGCTATGAACAAGCTCTAAAAATAGCCCATGAGCCAAAATTTACTGAAGCTAAGCTAAGAACttcatttatttcaaaaaacagaaataatgCTCCTTCGGAATGTgtttctgattattttaaaataacaatcacaATTCCTTTGTTAGACCATCTGAGTACTGAACTAGGCACAAGGTTTGACAACACtaccataaaattttataaagcgCTCGTCCTAGTTCCTACTAAAATGATTTCAGAAGTTCGAAGTTCTCGTGACACTAGTTGGAAAGAATGTATAGTACCTTTTAGTGAATTTTACAGGGCAGATTTACCAAATCCACTAGCTTTACCTGGTGACCTTGTCCTATGGGAAGCTTATTGGTTAAATTTTGAAGGTAATGTCCCTTCTAATATTACTGAGActttaaaagcaataaattttCCTGGCTTTgagaacataaaaattattctacaGTTGCTTACTTGCTACCTTTCCTTTAACTTCATGTGA
- the LOC136074414 gene encoding tigger transposable element-derived protein 4-like — translation MIAPWLETTLSTILSRYPLENIFNADEFDLFYQCLPDKSLHLKNEKGIGGKHSKVRLTGMAAGNVKGERLSMFVIGKSKSPRCFKGVKNISCRYRAQPKSWMFAELFEEWVKEIDLNFSFQKRKIALIVDYCSAHPNVQKLDWVELIFLKPNTTSITQSIDQEVIRSLKAKYRSLAVKKQIA, via the coding sequence ATGATCGCTCCATGGCTCGAAACCACACTGTCTACAATTCTCTCTCGATACcctcttgaaaatatttttaatgccgATGAATTCGATCTTTTCTACCAATGTTTGCCTGacaaaagtttacatttaaaaaatgaaaagggcATAGGAGGCAAGCATAGTAAAGTTCGCCTGACTGGGATGGCCGCAGGTAATGTTAAAGGAGAAAGACTTTCAATGTTTGTAATTGGAAAATCGAAGTCTCCTAGATGTTTTAAAGgtgtgaaaaatatttcttgtcGCTATCGGGCCCAACCAAAAAGTTGGATGTTTGCAGAATTATTTGAGGAGTGGGTTAAAGAAATTgatttaaactttagttttcaGAAAAGGAAAATTGCTTTAATTGTAGATTATTGTTCTGCCCATCCTAACGTGCAGAAACTTGATTGGGTGGAGCTTATCTTTCTAAAACCGAATACAACTTCGATCACCCAATCTATAGATCAAGAAGTTATCCGATCTCTTAAAGCCAAATATCGCTCACTTGCAGTGAAAAAGCAAATTGCTTAG